A window of the Tropheryma whipplei str. Twist genome harbors these coding sequences:
- the ileS gene encoding isoleucine--tRNA ligase, which yields MCDQGEVSSQNSSDYKEQRPTPRPNLPKIEESVLAFWSSDKTFEASLEQRQHGKRWVFYDGPPFANGLPHFGHLLTGYIKDAIPRYQTMRGQYVPRVFGWDTHGLPAELEAMKRLGITEKSQIESMGIASFNEAARKSVLTYVDQWEEYVNRQARWVDFKNGYKTLDLDYMESVLWAFKTLYKKGVIYEGYKVLPYCWNDQTPLSNHELRMDDEVYKQRLDDSLTVTFPLIGQKAKTCGLDGVAALAWTTTPWTLPSNMALIVSPNVEYVVVSSARQNSNSDFLLCKSSLDSYAECLGYESGQDARASIRRTLLGKEIEGIHYKPLFDYYADLHNAFTILSDNYVDVTEGTGIVHASPAHGEDDKRVCDAFGVPTVVSINDAACFTDVISNYAGMHIFDANAVIRSDLSRDGRILRHESYKHSYPHCWRCRSPLIYKAVTSWFFRITDSVNRMLELNQQINWVPKSVKNGQFAKWLSSAKDWSISRTRYWGTPIPVWKSDNPEYPRIDCYGSLKELEDDFGIKLTDLHRPEIDRLTRPNPDDPTGASTMRRVPDVLDVWFDAASMPFAQLHYPFENIERFEANKSADFIVEYAGQIRGWFYLLHAMSTALFDGVAFKNAICHGIVLGDDGQKASKSLRNYPDVYDVFENEGSDAVRWYLISSSILRGGSLIVSRKKIQDAIRQYITPLWSSWYFFHIYSEAARPGGYKARFSVDSQDILDRYILSKTGLLVEDVTRFMDSFDMASAALQLRDFVAVLTNWYIRRSRDRFWDGSDTGAFDTLYTVLETLCRLGAVFVPMVSEHVYKCLTNSRSVHLSDWPDVATFPNETGLVETMDRVRKICSTGLSLRKRLGIKARQPLSSAHIRVAQVGSLAQYKDIISGELNVKTVSIEEGSCTQRMLKILPRVAGPRLAGDVQTVIAAARRGDWTDHDGHVTAGGIPLLENEYQLVAGAQDSKNSQPLPFGGSVTLDTRIDETLRSEGVARDTVRQIQIARKEKDLNITDRISLEVCVPDEQVKNNLLAFSELICKETLCDRLDILVKKGIDGITVSLEKFRQ from the coding sequence ATGTGTGATCAAGGCGAGGTTTCTTCGCAGAACAGTTCGGATTATAAAGAACAGCGCCCTACACCACGGCCAAATCTTCCGAAAATTGAGGAGAGTGTATTGGCCTTTTGGTCGAGCGATAAGACCTTTGAAGCCTCGCTTGAGCAAAGACAACACGGTAAGCGGTGGGTGTTCTATGATGGCCCTCCATTTGCCAATGGCCTTCCACATTTCGGGCATTTGTTGACAGGTTATATAAAGGATGCTATCCCTCGATATCAAACAATGCGTGGTCAGTATGTTCCACGAGTGTTCGGGTGGGACACCCACGGTTTGCCGGCAGAGCTTGAGGCAATGAAGCGTCTCGGCATAACCGAGAAATCTCAGATTGAATCTATGGGAATTGCGAGCTTTAACGAAGCGGCCAGAAAGTCAGTACTGACATATGTTGATCAATGGGAAGAATATGTTAACCGTCAGGCGCGATGGGTTGATTTTAAAAACGGATACAAAACTCTCGATCTTGATTACATGGAGTCAGTTCTATGGGCTTTTAAAACCCTTTACAAAAAGGGGGTTATATACGAGGGATACAAGGTTTTACCGTATTGCTGGAATGATCAAACACCCCTTAGCAACCACGAATTGCGCATGGATGATGAAGTGTATAAACAACGCTTGGATGATTCCCTTACGGTTACTTTCCCCCTTATTGGCCAGAAGGCCAAAACGTGTGGACTCGACGGTGTTGCAGCCCTTGCCTGGACGACAACGCCATGGACTTTACCGAGCAATATGGCTCTTATCGTTTCCCCGAATGTCGAGTATGTTGTTGTTTCTTCTGCTCGGCAGAATTCTAATTCTGATTTTTTACTCTGCAAGTCTTCTCTTGATTCATACGCAGAGTGTCTCGGTTATGAATCAGGGCAAGATGCCCGTGCATCAATTAGACGCACTCTCCTTGGAAAAGAAATTGAGGGTATCCATTACAAGCCCCTGTTTGACTATTATGCCGACTTGCATAATGCCTTCACGATACTTTCTGACAATTATGTAGATGTTACAGAGGGAACAGGAATTGTCCATGCATCCCCAGCGCACGGTGAAGATGATAAACGAGTGTGTGATGCCTTTGGTGTGCCAACAGTTGTGTCAATCAATGACGCTGCGTGCTTCACGGATGTTATTAGTAACTATGCGGGGATGCATATCTTTGATGCTAATGCGGTTATACGTTCGGATTTATCACGGGATGGTCGTATTCTGCGTCACGAGTCCTATAAGCATTCGTATCCGCATTGCTGGCGCTGCCGCAGCCCCCTTATATACAAAGCGGTTACGAGCTGGTTTTTTAGGATAACCGATTCGGTGAACAGAATGCTTGAATTAAATCAGCAAATTAATTGGGTGCCAAAGAGTGTGAAGAACGGTCAATTTGCAAAATGGCTCTCTTCTGCAAAGGATTGGTCAATATCTCGTACAAGATATTGGGGCACCCCTATTCCTGTTTGGAAGAGTGATAACCCAGAATATCCCAGGATAGATTGCTACGGATCCTTGAAAGAGTTGGAAGATGATTTTGGTATAAAGCTTACAGATTTGCATCGCCCAGAGATAGATCGGTTAACCAGACCCAATCCCGATGATCCAACTGGCGCGTCTACCATGCGCCGTGTTCCTGACGTGCTCGATGTGTGGTTTGATGCTGCATCAATGCCATTTGCCCAATTGCATTATCCGTTCGAAAATATCGAGCGATTCGAGGCAAACAAGAGCGCTGATTTTATTGTCGAATATGCTGGCCAGATAAGAGGATGGTTTTATCTTTTGCATGCCATGTCAACAGCGCTTTTTGACGGCGTGGCGTTTAAAAACGCGATTTGTCACGGCATTGTCCTCGGCGACGATGGGCAGAAGGCATCCAAAAGCCTGCGTAATTATCCTGATGTTTATGACGTATTTGAGAATGAAGGGTCAGACGCCGTTCGCTGGTATCTAATTTCTAGCTCAATTTTACGCGGCGGAAGTCTGATTGTTAGTCGAAAAAAAATTCAGGATGCGATCCGGCAGTACATTACGCCACTGTGGAGCAGCTGGTATTTCTTTCACATTTATTCTGAGGCTGCCCGGCCAGGAGGCTATAAGGCCAGGTTTTCGGTCGACTCTCAGGATATTCTGGATCGCTACATTCTGTCCAAAACGGGGCTTCTGGTAGAAGATGTTACACGCTTTATGGATTCTTTTGATATGGCATCAGCCGCACTGCAGCTTCGTGATTTTGTTGCTGTTTTGACTAATTGGTATATCCGCCGCAGCCGTGATAGGTTCTGGGATGGCAGTGATACAGGTGCTTTTGACACCTTGTATACGGTGCTTGAGACTTTATGTCGGTTAGGGGCAGTATTTGTTCCGATGGTTTCTGAGCATGTCTATAAGTGTCTTACCAACAGTCGATCCGTGCATTTGTCTGATTGGCCCGATGTGGCGACTTTTCCTAATGAGACCGGTCTTGTTGAGACTATGGATAGGGTTCGAAAAATTTGTTCAACAGGCTTGAGCCTTAGAAAGCGCCTGGGCATAAAGGCCCGGCAACCACTTTCCTCAGCACATATCAGGGTCGCTCAAGTGGGATCTTTGGCTCAATACAAAGACATAATATCCGGAGAGCTAAACGTAAAAACCGTTTCAATTGAGGAGGGGTCCTGCACTCAGCGAATGCTAAAAATATTACCCCGTGTAGCAGGTCCCAGGCTTGCAGGGGATGTTCAGACTGTTATTGCCGCGGCCCGACGTGGTGACTGGACTGACCACGACGGGCATGTCACCGCGGGTGGTATTCCTTTGCTTGAAAATGAATACCAACTTGTTGCAGGTGCGCAAGACTCAAAAAATTCACAGCCCTTGCCGTTTGGCGGGAGTGTAACTCTTGATACGCGTATAGACGAAACGCTGAGGTCGGAAGGTGTTGCGCGTGATACTGTACGACAGATCCAAATTGCACGAAAAGAAAAAGATCTGAATATTACCGATCGCATTTCCTTAGAGGTATGCGTGCCCGATGAGCAAGTA
- the valS gene encoding valine--tRNA ligase, protein MNIPDKPSLEGLEEKWSKLWKSSKIYNFELEQVSAKQDVYSIDTPPPTASGVLHIGHVFSYTHTDIIARFQRMQGKIVFYPMGWDDNGLPTERRVQNYFSVRCDPSLPYCQNLKLAQINNDSMARSISRRNFIELCQQLSEEDERKFEELWNYLGLSVDWSQTYRTIDDDAIHLSQHFFLENVNSGAAYQDWAPTLWDVTYRTAVAQAEIEERQITGFYYRLAFENENATVEIETTRPELLAGCVALVAHPDDNRYKHLFGSHVITPVFDVKVPVLPHRAAQPDKGSGIAMVCTFGDITDVQWWRDLNLQSCPIIDASGRVVPDAPDPIVSERGRRAFATLSGKTLSAAKKHTLEMLISEKSIIGEPRKITHPVKFFEKGDKPLEILLTRQWYIRNGYSDNALTERLIELGKQLQWYPKTMLRRYEGWLTGLNSDWLISRQRFLGVPFPIWYQTDDRGNAKFDDPIFPDRKDLPLDPTIAVPRGYSENQRGAPNGFVAETDVMDTWATSSLTPQLAGKYLKNPKLFEAIFPYSLRPQGQDIIRTWLFSSIIRSEYAHATAPWKSTAISGFILDPDRKKMSKSKGNAKTPKDILDRYGADAVRYWAACARLGVDTALDVENPTQIKIGRRLALKVLNAARFVVHLHKNKETYSGQPDMKRCYPIDFAAISNPLDLSLLKQLDQTIEQSTNALKNFDHSKALDTTETFFWNFCDNYVEIVKDRAYAGDESALTTLLVVTNIVIKLLAPFIPYATEEAWSWFNETSVHTQSWPETLKLHSGDIELLKIACSFMSLVRGGKTEAKLSQKTEIAYLKIALPNPEIIMPIMDDLRRAGKIDKCELIDGDAQILAIEYGEISR, encoded by the coding sequence ATGAATATTCCAGATAAACCGAGTTTAGAGGGCCTTGAGGAAAAATGGTCAAAGCTTTGGAAAAGCTCAAAGATTTATAACTTTGAGTTAGAGCAGGTTAGTGCAAAACAAGACGTATATTCGATTGATACACCACCCCCAACGGCATCTGGGGTGTTGCACATTGGACATGTATTTAGTTACACTCACACAGACATAATTGCCCGATTTCAGCGGATGCAGGGCAAAATTGTGTTTTACCCAATGGGGTGGGATGATAACGGGTTGCCGACAGAAAGACGTGTACAAAACTACTTCTCGGTACGATGTGATCCATCTTTGCCATATTGCCAGAATCTGAAACTTGCTCAAATCAATAACGATTCGATGGCGCGATCTATATCAAGAAGGAACTTCATTGAACTATGCCAACAGCTCTCCGAAGAAGATGAGAGAAAGTTTGAGGAGCTTTGGAATTACCTCGGGCTCTCGGTTGACTGGTCACAAACCTACAGGACCATAGATGATGATGCAATCCATCTATCTCAGCATTTCTTTCTAGAAAACGTTAACTCAGGCGCTGCGTACCAGGATTGGGCACCAACATTGTGGGACGTGACATATCGCACCGCTGTGGCGCAGGCGGAAATTGAAGAAAGGCAAATAACCGGATTTTACTACCGACTCGCTTTCGAGAATGAAAACGCTACCGTAGAAATCGAAACAACAAGGCCCGAATTACTTGCTGGATGCGTCGCGCTGGTTGCGCATCCCGATGACAACAGGTACAAACATCTTTTTGGATCACATGTCATTACACCGGTATTTGACGTAAAGGTACCCGTCCTACCACACAGAGCCGCACAGCCGGACAAGGGAAGTGGAATTGCAATGGTATGTACATTTGGCGATATAACTGATGTCCAGTGGTGGAGAGACCTTAACCTACAGAGCTGCCCGATTATCGACGCATCCGGCAGGGTGGTGCCTGATGCCCCAGACCCAATAGTGTCTGAAAGAGGAAGGCGAGCTTTTGCTACCCTCAGTGGAAAAACGCTAAGTGCCGCAAAGAAACATACCCTTGAAATGCTTATTTCTGAAAAGTCAATTATCGGTGAGCCGAGAAAAATAACCCACCCTGTAAAGTTCTTCGAGAAAGGTGACAAACCGCTCGAGATACTGCTAACAAGACAATGGTACATCCGGAATGGCTACAGCGATAATGCTTTGACTGAAAGATTAATTGAGCTTGGCAAACAACTTCAGTGGTATCCAAAAACAATGCTTAGACGCTATGAAGGCTGGCTAACCGGATTGAACAGTGACTGGCTAATCTCGAGACAAAGGTTTCTAGGGGTGCCATTTCCGATCTGGTATCAAACAGATGACCGTGGGAATGCCAAATTTGATGATCCTATCTTTCCGGATAGAAAAGACCTTCCACTCGATCCGACAATTGCGGTACCAAGAGGATACTCTGAAAATCAACGAGGGGCACCCAATGGTTTTGTTGCCGAAACCGATGTTATGGATACGTGGGCAACATCTTCCCTTACACCGCAGCTTGCCGGAAAGTACCTAAAAAATCCGAAGCTATTTGAGGCAATTTTCCCGTATTCACTCAGGCCACAGGGGCAAGATATAATCAGGACTTGGCTCTTCTCAAGCATTATTAGAAGTGAGTATGCCCATGCTACTGCGCCCTGGAAGAGTACCGCTATTTCCGGATTTATTCTTGACCCAGACAGAAAGAAAATGTCAAAGTCAAAAGGTAATGCAAAGACTCCGAAGGATATACTCGACCGTTATGGTGCGGATGCGGTCAGGTATTGGGCAGCCTGCGCTAGACTCGGGGTTGATACGGCTCTTGATGTTGAAAACCCAACACAGATAAAAATAGGTCGTCGACTCGCCCTCAAGGTGCTAAACGCTGCGCGATTTGTTGTGCATCTGCATAAAAATAAAGAAACCTATTCAGGACAACCCGATATGAAGCGATGTTACCCAATTGATTTTGCAGCAATTTCGAACCCCTTGGATCTCAGTCTTTTGAAGCAATTAGATCAGACTATTGAGCAATCTACAAACGCCCTCAAAAATTTTGATCACTCAAAAGCGCTTGACACTACAGAAACCTTCTTTTGGAACTTCTGTGATAATTACGTGGAAATTGTAAAAGACCGGGCATACGCCGGTGATGAAAGTGCCCTTACAACACTTCTGGTAGTGACGAATATTGTGATAAAACTTCTCGCGCCGTTCATACCATACGCAACGGAAGAAGCATGGTCGTGGTTTAACGAAACCTCTGTGCATACGCAGAGCTGGCCAGAAACACTGAAACTCCATTCAGGGGATATTGAGCTGTTAAAAATTGCATGCTCTTTTATGTCTCTTGTGAGAGGCGGCAAAACGGAAGCAAAACTGTCGCAAAAAACAGAAATTGCTTACCTGAAAATCGCATTACCCAATCCGGAAATAATTATGCCAATAATGGATGACTTGCGGAGAGCGGGAAAAATCGACAAATGTGAGCTTATCGACGGGGACGCTCAGATTCTCGCGATAGAGTACGGAGAGATATCACGCTGA
- the clpX gene encoding ATP-dependent Clp protease ATP-binding subunit ClpX, producing MTDDTEYRCSFCGKEHHQVDDLIAGPDVRICSECVVLSCEIVEDRRNEALAKQDAFIKRKQRSVLEGLPKPAEIYAFLDEYVIGQQKAKRDLSVAVYNHYKRLVSTKSESENEVELSKSNILLIGPTGCGKTYLAQTLARMLRVPFAVADATALTEAGYVGDDVENVLLKLLQDADFDITRAEAGIVCIDEIDKISRKADSPSITRDVSGEGVQQALLKILEGTVASVPLQGGKKHTQYEQASINTRNILFIVAGAFSGIEEIISSRIGRSNMGFGSDLLRKDTDVFDQILPEDLRKFGLIPEFIGRLPIVTAISHLDGEDMIRVLTEPKNALVKQYKRLFSLDGVSLGFDHEALEAIVELALKRKTGARALRSVMESILSPIMFDVPSRGDIESVRITAETVAGGGPHLTMRCARSNYIRSA from the coding sequence TTGACGGATGATACCGAATATCGGTGTTCTTTTTGCGGAAAGGAACACCATCAGGTTGATGATCTGATAGCCGGTCCGGATGTGCGTATATGCAGCGAGTGTGTTGTTCTGAGCTGCGAGATTGTTGAGGATAGAAGAAATGAGGCTCTTGCGAAGCAAGATGCTTTTATCAAGAGAAAACAGCGGTCAGTTCTTGAGGGCTTACCGAAACCCGCTGAGATATATGCCTTTCTTGATGAGTATGTAATTGGTCAGCAGAAGGCAAAGCGTGATTTGTCGGTTGCGGTTTATAACCATTACAAGAGGCTTGTCTCGACAAAAAGTGAGAGCGAAAATGAAGTTGAGCTCTCCAAGTCAAATATTCTACTGATTGGCCCTACAGGTTGTGGCAAAACTTACCTCGCACAAACCCTCGCTCGGATGCTTCGTGTTCCCTTTGCTGTCGCCGATGCAACAGCTTTGACAGAGGCGGGATATGTCGGGGATGATGTTGAAAATGTCCTCTTAAAACTTTTACAGGACGCTGATTTTGATATTACTCGCGCCGAGGCGGGTATCGTATGCATAGATGAGATTGACAAAATATCTCGCAAGGCCGACAGTCCCTCAATTACGCGGGATGTTTCAGGAGAGGGTGTTCAACAGGCTCTCCTGAAAATTCTAGAGGGTACGGTAGCGTCTGTTCCTTTGCAAGGTGGTAAAAAGCATACCCAATACGAACAGGCCAGCATAAACACGAGGAATATTCTTTTTATTGTTGCAGGCGCTTTTTCCGGGATAGAGGAAATTATTTCATCTCGTATCGGCAGATCTAACATGGGCTTCGGGTCGGATTTGCTTAGGAAAGATACGGATGTATTTGACCAGATTTTACCCGAGGACTTGAGAAAATTTGGGCTTATTCCGGAGTTTATTGGCCGCCTTCCGATTGTTACAGCAATTTCTCATCTTGACGGAGAGGATATGATTCGGGTTTTGACCGAGCCTAAGAATGCACTTGTAAAGCAGTACAAAAGGCTTTTTTCGCTCGATGGGGTTTCTCTTGGGTTTGACCACGAAGCGCTTGAGGCAATAGTAGAATTGGCACTCAAAAGAAAAACTGGCGCACGAGCATTGCGCTCTGTCATGGAATCGATTTTGAGCCCCATAATGTTTGATGTTCCATCAAGAGGTGATATCGAAAGTGTCCGAATAACTGCCGAAACAGTTGCAGGTGGTGGCCCGCATCTTACGATGCGATGTGCTAGGTCTAATTACATCAGATCAGCGTGA
- a CDS encoding ATP-dependent Clp protease proteolytic subunit yields MYPNSRYILPSLDERTAYGYKQVDPYTKLFEDRIVFLGVQIDDASADDVMAQLLVLEGQDAERDIIMYINSPGGSFTAMTAIYDTMQYIRPQIQTVCLGQAASAAAVILSAGTPGKRLALPNARILIHQPVVASSGYGQASDIEIQAREIMRMREWLEKTLAQHSNKSVKQVSKDIDRDKILSSEQALEYGLIDQILVSRKAGLGKK; encoded by the coding sequence ATGTACCCAAATTCAAGATATATTTTGCCGAGTCTCGACGAGCGTACTGCCTATGGGTATAAACAGGTTGATCCGTACACAAAGCTGTTTGAAGATCGCATAGTTTTTCTTGGAGTTCAGATTGATGATGCATCTGCTGATGATGTTATGGCACAGCTCTTGGTTCTTGAAGGTCAAGATGCTGAACGCGACATAATTATGTATATCAATTCACCTGGCGGGTCTTTTACAGCCATGACAGCCATATACGACACGATGCAGTATATACGTCCGCAGATACAGACAGTGTGTCTTGGGCAGGCCGCCTCGGCTGCTGCCGTGATCCTGTCGGCCGGAACTCCAGGAAAGAGACTTGCCTTGCCAAACGCAAGAATACTAATTCACCAGCCCGTTGTCGCCTCTTCCGGTTACGGTCAGGCAAGTGATATAGAGATACAGGCTCGTGAAATAATGCGCATGCGCGAATGGCTAGAAAAAACACTTGCCCAACATTCCAATAAGTCTGTAAAACAAGTCAGTAAGGATATTGATCGTGATAAGATCCTTTCTTCCGAGCAGGCTTTGGAATATGGCTTGATTGATCAGATATTGGTTAGTCGTAAAGCTGGCCTGGGTAAGAAATAG
- a CDS encoding ATP-dependent Clp protease proteolytic subunit — protein MSETKQTVFDRLLQERIVWLGEAIDDKLANEICAKILLLNADDPKEDIFLYINSPGGSITAGMAIYDTMQFVSNDIVTVGIGMAASMGQVLLTSGTQNKRYIMPNARVLLHQPLAGFGGTASDIQTQAKLILDMKYRLSQITASRTGKTVEQIMEDGDRDHWFTAEEALEYGFVDHIRTE, from the coding sequence GTGAGCGAGACAAAGCAAACAGTTTTTGATCGCCTTCTTCAAGAGAGGATTGTTTGGCTTGGTGAGGCTATAGATGACAAGCTTGCGAATGAGATATGCGCAAAAATATTGCTTCTGAATGCTGATGACCCGAAGGAAGACATTTTTCTGTATATCAATTCACCGGGCGGGTCCATAACTGCAGGGATGGCGATTTATGACACCATGCAGTTTGTTAGCAATGATATTGTCACCGTTGGTATTGGGATGGCCGCCTCGATGGGTCAGGTGTTGCTTACTTCGGGCACCCAAAACAAGCGCTACATTATGCCGAATGCTCGTGTTTTGCTTCATCAGCCATTGGCCGGTTTTGGGGGGACAGCGAGTGATATACAGACACAGGCGAAGTTGATTCTAGACATGAAGTATAGGCTCAGTCAGATAACCGCCTCTAGAACGGGTAAAACTGTTGAGCAGATTATGGAGGACGGCGACAGGGATCACTGGTTCACTGCCGAAGAGGCATTGGAATACGGTTTTGTTGATCATATACGTACCGAGTAG